The Metabacillus litoralis genome contains a region encoding:
- a CDS encoding carbohydrate-binding domain-containing protein produces MKLLKVASILMSSALLFACANNSTSTTGTTTETASADIEKLNTLISESVSYKDDDYYTNYEEENPTYIELNGSDVSFDANASVLYSENTLTIKTGGTYVLSGNLENGQIVVDAEDKNTVRLVLNGVTISSTTSSAIYVLNAEKTTISLVEGTENVITDASEYVYENSSEDEPNSAIYSKDDLTINGTGKLIVHGNYNNGISSNDKLKITGGNIQIDAVDDGIIGRDLVAVKEGTVTIDAGGDGIRSTNDEDDLKGSIVIEGGTYDIVSENDGVQAVASLLISDGTFNITTGGGSPETITVANDMMGKMGEQGEVTTTTTTESESYKGLKAVTNIVVGGGIFTIDSKDDAVHSNNTITIASGDLSVASGDDGIHADTSLVTSGGKIKVTKSYEGMESQLITINGGDINLTTSDDGINVGGGNDGSGMDMHAASENNLLQINGGHIVVNAEGDGLDSNGYIEMTDGTVLVDGPTGNGNGSLDYGGSFTMSGGFLVAAGSSGMLQAIAEESSQNGILMTYPETQAADTLIHLEDSEGNSILNFAPAKDYQAVFISSPQLMKESSYSLYSGGKATGEEVDGLYTNGIYEAGTKIVDFTITDTVTWLNESGVTTAQSSGGPGGFGGGAGGTGERPQMGNRGDMFADMDEETREKVEAIMEKQRSGEITQEEAQAQLEELGVEIPIMSERPQMNEN; encoded by the coding sequence ATGAAGCTTTTAAAAGTAGCCTCCATTCTAATGTCATCAGCACTATTATTTGCATGTGCAAATAATTCAACATCCACAACAGGCACAACAACTGAAACAGCAAGTGCGGATATAGAAAAACTTAACACTTTAATTAGTGAATCTGTTTCTTATAAGGACGATGACTACTATACGAACTATGAAGAAGAAAATCCAACGTACATCGAATTAAATGGTTCTGATGTCTCTTTTGATGCTAATGCATCGGTTCTCTATTCAGAAAATACCTTAACAATTAAAACAGGTGGTACTTACGTGTTAAGCGGAAATTTGGAAAACGGTCAAATCGTTGTGGATGCGGAGGATAAAAATACGGTAAGGCTTGTGCTAAACGGAGTTACGATCAGTTCCACAACAAGCTCTGCTATATATGTACTTAACGCTGAAAAAACAACCATCTCACTAGTTGAAGGCACAGAAAACGTCATAACAGATGCTTCAGAATATGTTTATGAAAATTCCTCTGAAGACGAGCCAAATTCAGCCATTTATAGTAAAGATGATCTTACGATAAATGGAACAGGTAAACTTATCGTGCATGGAAATTATAATAATGGAATTTCTAGTAACGATAAACTAAAGATTACAGGTGGAAATATTCAGATTGATGCTGTTGATGATGGAATAATTGGACGAGACCTTGTTGCTGTAAAGGAAGGAACAGTAACAATTGATGCAGGAGGAGATGGAATAAGGTCTACTAATGATGAAGATGATTTAAAAGGATCTATTGTCATTGAAGGAGGCACTTACGATATTGTATCAGAAAATGATGGAGTACAAGCTGTTGCTTCATTATTAATATCAGATGGTACTTTTAACATAACGACTGGTGGCGGAAGTCCTGAAACAATAACAGTTGCTAACGATATGATGGGAAAAATGGGTGAACAAGGTGAAGTAACAACAACTACTACCACTGAATCCGAAAGTTACAAGGGATTAAAAGCTGTTACGAATATAGTGGTTGGTGGAGGAATATTTACAATTGATTCAAAAGATGATGCTGTACACAGTAATAATACAATAACCATAGCTAGTGGGGACTTATCGGTAGCCTCTGGTGATGATGGAATCCACGCAGATACTTCACTTGTCACATCAGGTGGAAAGATTAAAGTTACGAAAAGTTATGAAGGCATGGAAAGCCAGCTAATTACAATCAATGGTGGAGACATAAACCTCACAACAAGTGATGACGGCATTAATGTTGGTGGAGGTAATGATGGTTCTGGTATGGATATGCATGCAGCATCTGAAAATAACTTGTTACAAATTAATGGTGGTCATATTGTAGTAAATGCAGAAGGTGATGGCCTCGATTCGAATGGATATATTGAAATGACAGATGGAACTGTTCTTGTAGATGGTCCAACCGGAAATGGGAACGGATCACTTGACTATGGTGGAAGTTTTACGATGAGTGGTGGGTTTTTAGTAGCAGCTGGAAGCTCTGGAATGCTCCAAGCTATTGCAGAAGAGTCTTCACAAAACGGAATCTTAATGACATATCCAGAAACACAAGCAGCTGATACACTTATTCACCTGGAAGATAGCGAAGGGAACAGTATTCTAAATTTTGCTCCAGCTAAAGACTATCAAGCGGTTTTCATTAGTTCACCACAATTAATGAAGGAAAGCTCATATTCTCTTTATTCAGGAGGAAAAGCTACAGGGGAAGAAGTAGATGGACTATACACAAATGGCATATACGAAGCCGGAACAAAAATAGTTGATTTCACGATTACTGATACAGTAACTTGGTTAAATGAATCAGGAGTGACAACTGCACAAAGTTCGGGAGGTCCAGGTGGCTTTGGTGGAGGTGCTGGTGGAACAGGAGAAAGACCGCAAATGGGCAATAGAGGCGACATGTTTGCAGACATGGATGAAGAAACAAGAGAAAAAGTGGAAGCAATTATGGAAAAACAAAGATCAGGTGAAATAACTCAAGAAGAAGCTCAAGCTCAGCTGGAAGAACTAGGCGTGGAGATTCCAATTATGAGTGAGCGACCACAAATGAATGAAAATTAA
- a CDS encoding (Fe-S)-binding protein has protein sequence MKVSLFITCLADVFYSNVGKHTVELLEKLGCEVDFPEQQTCCGQPAYNSGYHKETKEVAKHMIRTFEKSDYVVGPSGSCVAMLHEYSHLFKDEPVWKEKAEKLADKSYELTQFIVDVLKVESVNASLPACATYHKSCHMTRLLGVKDAPGKLLEQVEGLDIKPLPNSHDCCGFGGTFSVKMVPISEQMVDEKVRHVEETGAEVLIGADCGCLMNIGGRINRKGKPIKVMHIAEVLNSEVK, from the coding sequence ATGAAGGTCTCTCTTTTTATTACATGTCTTGCCGATGTGTTTTATTCCAATGTTGGTAAGCATACTGTAGAGCTTTTAGAAAAACTCGGTTGTGAAGTGGATTTTCCAGAGCAACAAACATGCTGTGGACAGCCTGCCTATAATAGCGGATATCATAAGGAAACAAAAGAAGTGGCTAAGCATATGATTCGGACGTTTGAAAAATCAGATTATGTTGTAGGTCCTTCTGGATCTTGTGTAGCGATGCTTCATGAATACAGTCATTTATTTAAAGATGAGCCCGTTTGGAAAGAAAAAGCAGAAAAACTAGCGGATAAATCTTACGAATTAACTCAATTTATCGTTGATGTTTTAAAAGTAGAAAGCGTGAATGCTAGTTTACCAGCATGTGCAACGTATCATAAATCCTGCCATATGACACGCTTACTCGGAGTAAAAGATGCTCCAGGAAAGCTTTTAGAACAGGTGGAAGGATTGGATATAAAACCTCTTCCTAATAGTCATGATTGCTGCGGATTTGGGGGAACATTCTCAGTGAAAATGGTCCCTATTTCAGAGCAAATGGTAGATGAAAAGGTCCGACATGTTGAAGAAACAGGTGCTGAAGTACTCATTGGGGCTGATTGTGGCTGCTTAATGAATATCGGAGGTAGAATTAATCGTAAAGGTAAGCCTATTAAGGTGATGCATATAGCCGAAGTATTGAATAGCGAGGTGAAGTAA
- a CDS encoding LutB/LldF family L-lactate oxidation iron-sulfur protein — protein MAMKISDDKFFDRVEKGVNNTFMRSAVASAQERMQGKRLAATEELGNWEEWRKLGEEIRTHTLENLDYYLEQLSENVVKRGGHVFFASTKEEANEYITKVAKEKQAKKVVKSKSMVTEEIHLNSALEKAGCEVVETDLGEYILQLDDHDPPSHIVVPALHKNKEQIRDTFKEKRGYDKSEIPEELALFAREQLRQEFLSADLGITGCNFAVAESGSISLVTNEGNAGLVTALPKAQITVMGMERIVPTWEELDIMVSLLCRSSVGQKLTSYITGLTGPKDEGDVDGPEEFHLVIVDNGRSNILGTEFQSALHCIRCAACVNVCPVYRHVGGHSYGSIYAGPIGAVLSPLLGGYEDYKELPYASSLCAACTDACPVKIPLHELLIKHRRKIVEDEKKSPFGEKLAMKGFQLAASSPSLYKTGTKSASSVMAPFTKENNIQKGPGPMKPWTDVRDFPAPSKERFRDWYKKREKGGK, from the coding sequence GTGGCCATGAAAATTAGCGATGATAAATTCTTTGATCGTGTTGAAAAAGGTGTTAACAATACATTTATGCGCAGTGCTGTTGCATCCGCTCAAGAAAGAATGCAAGGAAAACGGCTAGCTGCAACAGAAGAGCTTGGGAATTGGGAAGAATGGCGAAAGCTCGGGGAAGAAATTAGAACTCATACACTAGAAAATCTCGACTACTATTTAGAACAACTTAGTGAAAACGTTGTAAAACGTGGAGGTCATGTATTTTTTGCTTCAACAAAGGAAGAAGCAAATGAGTACATTACAAAGGTAGCGAAAGAGAAGCAAGCCAAAAAAGTGGTTAAGTCAAAGTCAATGGTAACAGAGGAAATTCATTTAAACAGTGCTTTAGAAAAGGCTGGCTGTGAAGTGGTTGAAACAGATTTAGGTGAATACATTCTGCAGCTTGATGATCATGATCCACCATCACATATTGTTGTACCTGCTCTTCATAAAAACAAAGAACAAATTCGTGACACGTTTAAAGAAAAACGAGGCTATGATAAATCAGAAATTCCAGAAGAACTTGCTCTTTTTGCTAGAGAACAGTTAAGACAAGAATTTTTAAGTGCGGATCTAGGCATTACAGGGTGTAACTTTGCAGTTGCAGAATCTGGTTCTATTAGTCTCGTAACGAATGAAGGAAATGCTGGTCTTGTAACCGCTTTACCCAAAGCGCAAATTACCGTTATGGGAATGGAGCGGATCGTTCCAACATGGGAAGAACTTGATATCATGGTAAGTCTACTTTGCAGAAGCTCTGTTGGACAAAAATTAACTAGCTACATTACAGGACTAACTGGACCAAAAGATGAGGGTGACGTTGATGGACCTGAAGAATTCCATCTCGTTATCGTCGATAATGGACGTTCAAATATTTTAGGAACAGAATTCCAAAGTGCTTTACATTGTATTCGTTGTGCAGCTTGTGTGAATGTATGCCCTGTTTATCGCCATGTTGGTGGACATTCATATGGCTCAATTTATGCAGGTCCAATTGGTGCGGTATTATCACCGTTGCTTGGTGGATATGAGGATTACAAGGAACTGCCTTATGCATCATCATTATGTGCAGCCTGTACAGATGCCTGCCCTGTAAAAATACCTCTTCATGAACTATTAATTAAGCATCGTAGAAAAATTGTAGAAGATGAAAAGAAATCACCATTTGGAGAAAAGCTAGCAATGAAAGGTTTTCAGCTTGCGGCGAGTTCACCAAGTCTTTATAAAACAGGAACTAAATCAGCTTCTTCCGTTATGGCACCTTTTACAAAGGAAAATAATATCCAAAAAGGACCTGGCCCAATGAAGCCATGGACAGATGTACGTGATTTTCCAGCTCCAAGTAAAGAAAGATTCCGAGACTGGTATAAAAAGAGAGAAAAGGGAGGGAAATAA
- a CDS encoding LutC/YkgG family protein, which produces MAEGQIHHRDFFLSTVAEKLGRERRKTVTKPQWTTTPQYDVLKDASQDELVEVLKKHCEVIHTQFIETSLDKLTEKIREVFEQYEVASVVTWKDERHKEFGLEENLLDKLPQENIDVHIWDPVLKEKNIEAAEKADVGITFSDITLAESGTVVLFSSKNKGRSVSLLPKTYIAIVPKSTLVPRMTQATAYINKQVKEGKNISSCIDFITGPSNSADIELNLIVGVHGPIKATYILVDDTARLP; this is translated from the coding sequence ATGGCAGAAGGACAAATTCATCATCGAGATTTCTTTCTTAGTACGGTTGCTGAAAAGCTAGGAAGAGAAAGGAGAAAAACAGTCACAAAACCACAATGGACAACAACCCCTCAGTATGATGTATTGAAAGATGCTTCACAGGATGAATTAGTGGAAGTACTTAAGAAGCATTGTGAAGTAATTCATACTCAGTTTATTGAAACGAGCTTGGACAAACTAACAGAGAAAATTCGTGAGGTTTTTGAACAGTACGAAGTAGCCAGTGTTGTTACATGGAAAGATGAACGTCATAAAGAGTTTGGGTTAGAAGAGAATCTATTAGACAAACTTCCTCAAGAAAATATTGACGTTCATATTTGGGATCCTGTTCTTAAAGAGAAAAATATTGAAGCAGCAGAAAAAGCAGATGTTGGGATTACCTTTAGTGATATTACTCTAGCAGAATCAGGTACAGTTGTATTATTCAGTAGCAAAAATAAAGGGAGATCTGTTAGCTTATTACCTAAAACATATATTGCTATTGTTCCTAAAAGTACTTTAGTTCCTAGAATGACACAAGCAACTGCTTATATTAACAAACAAGTAAAGGAAGGCAAAAACATCTCATCTTGTATTGATTTTATTACAGGTCCAAGTAATAGTGCTGACATTGAATTGAACCTTATCGTTGGGGTTCATGGACCAATTAAAGCAACATATATTCTTGTTGATGATACAGCGAGACTCCCATGA
- a CDS encoding bifunctional aldolase/short-chain dehydrogenase encodes MVQSLWNKEKAASISQGVEELVYRSNLIGSDRAVCNWGGGNTSMKTIEKDFRGRDVEVMYVKGSGSDLATMKAHNFTGLRMEDIRPLIERDEMPDEEMVAYLAHCMIDSKHPRASIETLLHAFLPFKHVDHTHPDAIIGLCCADNGRQIAEEIYGDRFVWVPYVRPGFTLSKMIAEGVKNNPNAELVLMEKHGLVVWGETAEESYEKTISVINEAEQYIQARLVEENVFGGQKFEALSEEDRKNALAQVMPVIRGAVSEEKKMLLTYDDAEDVLQFVNSHNAPELSQVGAACPDHLVHTKMTPLFIDWNPQSEDVASLVEKVKAGIDSFKEEYKAYFERNKNEGDKISETAPRVILIPGIGMVNTGKNVAMANVSGALYHRAIAVMKRSTTLGNFVSLSENESFNVEYWPLELYKLSLAPAEAEFSRQVAFVTGGAGGIGSETCRQFVAEGAHVVIADLNLEGAQKVATEINEQYGEGRALAVKMDVTSEEAVQEAFKQSALTYGGVDIIVNNAGLATSSPFDETSLKEWNLNMNVLGTGYFLVAREAFKQMKSQGTGGNMVFIGSKNSVYAGKNAAAYSSVKAMETHLARCIAAEGGEFGIRVNSVLPDAVLQGSAIWGSSWREERAAAYGIHPDQLEEHYRKRTTLLVNIYPKDIAQSILFFASSKSDRTTGCMLTVDGGVPAAFTR; translated from the coding sequence GTGGTACAAAGTTTATGGAATAAAGAGAAAGCAGCTTCAATATCTCAAGGAGTAGAAGAGCTTGTATATCGTTCTAATTTAATTGGTTCAGATCGTGCTGTATGTAACTGGGGTGGTGGAAACACTTCAATGAAAACAATTGAAAAAGATTTCCGTGGCCGTGACGTAGAAGTGATGTACGTAAAAGGTAGTGGATCAGATTTAGCGACGATGAAAGCACACAACTTTACTGGCTTAAGAATGGAAGATATTCGTCCATTAATCGAACGTGACGAAATGCCAGACGAAGAGATGGTTGCTTACCTTGCACATTGCATGATCGATAGCAAGCATCCACGTGCATCCATCGAAACTCTATTACATGCATTCTTACCGTTCAAGCATGTTGACCATACACACCCAGACGCAATCATCGGTCTTTGCTGTGCAGACAATGGCCGCCAAATTGCTGAAGAAATTTACGGAGATCGTTTCGTGTGGGTGCCATATGTACGCCCAGGATTCACACTTTCAAAAATGATCGCAGAAGGTGTTAAAAACAATCCAAACGCAGAATTAGTCTTAATGGAAAAACACGGTCTTGTTGTTTGGGGAGAAACAGCTGAAGAAAGCTATGAAAAAACAATTTCTGTTATTAACGAGGCAGAGCAATATATTCAAGCTAGATTAGTAGAAGAAAATGTATTTGGTGGACAAAAATTCGAAGCACTTTCTGAAGAAGATCGTAAAAACGCTTTAGCACAAGTTATGCCAGTAATTCGTGGTGCAGTTAGCGAAGAGAAGAAAATGCTTTTAACTTATGATGATGCAGAAGATGTTCTTCAATTTGTAAACAGCCATAATGCTCCAGAATTATCTCAAGTTGGTGCAGCATGTCCAGATCACTTAGTTCATACAAAAATGACACCATTATTCATTGACTGGAATCCACAATCTGAGGATGTTGCTAGCTTAGTAGAAAAAGTAAAAGCTGGAATCGATAGCTTTAAAGAAGAATACAAAGCATACTTCGAAAGAAACAAAAACGAAGGTGACAAAATTTCTGAAACAGCTCCACGTGTTATTTTAATTCCTGGTATTGGAATGGTGAACACGGGTAAAAACGTAGCTATGGCTAACGTAAGTGGTGCTTTATATCACCGTGCAATCGCAGTTATGAAACGTTCTACAACTTTAGGAAACTTTGTTTCTTTAAGTGAAAATGAATCATTTAATGTAGAATACTGGCCATTAGAGCTTTATAAATTATCTTTAGCTCCAGCAGAAGCTGAGTTTTCAAGACAGGTAGCATTTGTAACAGGTGGTGCTGGTGGGATTGGTAGCGAAACTTGCCGACAATTTGTAGCAGAGGGTGCTCATGTTGTGATCGCAGACCTTAACCTTGAAGGTGCTCAAAAGGTAGCGACAGAAATCAATGAGCAATACGGAGAAGGCCGCGCTTTAGCTGTGAAAATGGATGTTACGAGTGAAGAAGCGGTACAAGAAGCATTCAAGCAATCTGCTTTAACATACGGTGGTGTAGATATTATCGTAAACAATGCAGGTTTAGCAACTTCAAGCCCGTTCGATGAAACATCATTAAAAGAATGGAACCTAAACATGAACGTTCTAGGAACTGGTTATTTCTTAGTAGCACGTGAGGCGTTCAAACAAATGAAATCACAAGGTACTGGCGGAAACATGGTGTTTATCGGTTCGAAAAACTCTGTATATGCTGGTAAAAATGCAGCAGCATACAGCTCTGTTAAAGCAATGGAAACTCATCTTGCAAGATGTATTGCAGCTGAAGGTGGAGAATTTGGTATCCGTGTAAACTCAGTTCTTCCAGATGCAGTGCTTCAAGGATCAGCAATTTGGGGATCAAGCTGGAGGGAAGAACGTGCAGCAGCATATGGTATTCACCCGGATCAACTAGAAGAGCACTATCGTAAACGTACAACATTACTAGTGAACATCTATCCTAAAGATATTGCACAATCCATTTTATTCTTTGCCTCATCTAAATCAGACAGAACAACTGGATGTATGCTAACAGTTGATGGTGGAGTTCCAGCAGCATTTACTAGATAA
- a CDS encoding DeoR/GlpR family DNA-binding transcription regulator encodes MLVAERHRKIVDVVNEKLSVRVTELSKLFKVTEETIRRDLEKLEKENLLRRSHGGAVSIQDEQTEVSYTEREITNAAEKRAIAVEAVKLIQPGDQIVLDASTTAWYMAKEMPDVPLTVLTNSIKVAVELSKKEQVRVISTGGMLQPKSLSYVGPLAERSLNMYHVNKAFISCKGVHIEAGLSDSNEWQALLKRQMMSISDQTILMADSTKFGVRTFAQITEIQKISYVITDSLIKESYISGLEEKGVQFNTVMVNG; translated from the coding sequence ATGCTTGTAGCAGAAAGACATCGGAAAATCGTCGATGTTGTAAATGAAAAATTAAGTGTCCGAGTTACTGAATTAAGTAAGCTTTTTAAGGTAACAGAGGAAACAATCAGACGCGATTTGGAGAAATTAGAAAAAGAAAATCTACTACGCCGAAGTCATGGCGGTGCAGTTAGTATACAAGACGAACAAACAGAAGTTTCTTATACCGAAAGAGAAATTACGAATGCCGCTGAAAAGAGAGCAATTGCTGTAGAAGCGGTAAAGCTCATTCAGCCTGGTGATCAGATCGTGCTAGATGCAAGCACAACAGCATGGTATATGGCAAAAGAAATGCCGGACGTTCCATTAACTGTGTTAACAAATTCTATAAAAGTAGCAGTAGAACTTAGTAAAAAAGAACAAGTTCGTGTAATTTCCACTGGTGGAATGCTTCAGCCAAAGTCACTATCCTATGTTGGGCCATTAGCAGAAAGATCACTTAATATGTATCACGTAAATAAAGCATTTATTTCGTGTAAAGGTGTTCATATTGAAGCAGGATTAAGCGACTCAAACGAATGGCAGGCTCTTTTAAAAAGACAAATGATGTCAATATCAGATCAAACGATTTTAATGGCTGATTCTACGAAGTTTGGAGTACGAACATTTGCACAAATTACAGAAATCCAGAAAATCAGCTATGTAATCACTGACTCACTAATCAAAGAAAGCTATATCAGTGGGTTAGAGGAAAAAGGTGTACAGTTTAATACAGTGATGGTAAACGGATAA
- a CDS encoding AraC family transcriptional regulator: MKSNLLQELIQLNDEEKLILQQKHEVQKELYTSQESFVVEGEKFLNNNTMIMVRKHTRFIHFPKHKHNYIEVNYVFNGSLNQTVGNERLELRKGDILFLNQHIEHELEACGEEDIIINFIIKPEFFSFVFSYLTTENLITNFLINSLFDHTQNGQYLYFAVSEIESIQELIGKIIVEIMNPSMMSESTIKLYMGLLMVELIKNSDKVKYKDDTHRHQLIVESLKYIEEKYKDASLYELSEKLQQPHYSLSKEIKKATSYTFKELVQEKRLSVARDLLENTSLAITSIIEEVGYENISYFYRVFKSKYGYTPKQFREQLTKG; the protein is encoded by the coding sequence ATGAAATCCAATCTTTTACAAGAGCTCATCCAACTTAATGATGAAGAAAAACTGATTCTTCAGCAAAAACACGAAGTTCAAAAGGAGCTCTACACGAGCCAAGAAAGCTTCGTTGTTGAAGGTGAGAAATTTCTAAACAATAATACGATGATTATGGTAAGGAAGCATACGAGATTTATACATTTTCCAAAGCATAAGCACAATTATATTGAAGTGAATTATGTGTTTAACGGCTCATTGAATCAAACGGTCGGGAACGAAAGGTTAGAGCTTAGAAAAGGTGATATTTTGTTTCTCAACCAGCATATTGAACATGAACTCGAAGCTTGTGGAGAAGAAGACATTATTATTAATTTTATTATTAAGCCTGAATTTTTCTCGTTTGTTTTTTCTTATTTAACGACTGAGAATTTAATAACGAATTTTTTAATTAATAGTTTATTCGATCACACGCAAAACGGACAATATCTTTATTTCGCTGTATCGGAAATAGAGAGTATCCAAGAATTGATAGGAAAAATTATCGTTGAAATTATGAATCCTTCGATGATGTCGGAATCAACGATAAAATTGTATATGGGTTTACTTATGGTTGAGCTTATAAAGAATTCTGATAAAGTAAAATATAAAGACGATACTCATCGACATCAACTGATTGTTGAATCATTAAAATATATAGAAGAAAAATACAAAGACGCCTCCTTATATGAGTTATCAGAAAAACTTCAGCAGCCTCATTACTCATTGAGTAAAGAAATAAAAAAAGCGACTAGTTATACATTTAAGGAACTTGTACAAGAAAAAAGATTAAGCGTGGCAAGGGACCTATTAGAAAATACATCACTAGCTATTACCTCGATTATTGAAGAGGTTGGATATGAAAATATTAGTTATTTTTATCGAGTGTTCAAAAGCAAATACGGATATACACCAAAGCAGTTTCGCGAACAATTAACAAAAGGATAG
- the rhaB gene encoding rhamnulokinase translates to MTKYSLAVDIGASSGRLILGHIEDGKLQLNEIHRFENNIVKKNDHFCWDIETLFSEIKTGIKKCHDLNIKPDSIGIDTWAVDFVLLDEHDNLLTDAVAYRDPRTDGMMEEVFTIIPKEKLYFETGIQFQKFNTIYQLYALKQKSPDVLKKAKSFLMIPEYLNFLLTGKKANEYTNATSTQLVNAFTKQWDHEMLDKLGINKEMFHEILPPKTVLGTLSEELVCEFGFDMNVVLPATHDTGSAVISVPELEDTIYLSSGTWSLIGVENRFPICVPKALQYNFTNEGGIDYRYRFLKNIMGLWMIQEVKRNYHDEISFAEFVELAEKEEDFQSIVNVDDDRFLKPENMVSEIQKYCKETNQHIPQTPGQIAKCVYDSLADSYKRAISEIEEIFEKSFPRVNVIGGGCQNEMLNQLLANVTNKEVCAGPVEATAIGNIVAQLMALEEVEDIQQARALIKDSFEVKTYKQQYVRG, encoded by the coding sequence ATGACAAAATATAGCTTAGCGGTAGATATTGGGGCTTCAAGCGGAAGATTAATTCTTGGCCATATTGAAGATGGCAAATTACAACTAAATGAAATACACCGTTTTGAAAACAATATCGTGAAAAAGAATGATCACTTTTGTTGGGATATTGAAACCTTATTTTCTGAAATCAAAACAGGAATTAAAAAGTGTCATGACCTTAATATAAAGCCAGACAGTATTGGCATTGATACATGGGCGGTTGACTTTGTTCTATTAGATGAACATGACAATTTATTAACAGATGCCGTAGCCTATCGCGATCCTCGTACAGATGGCATGATGGAGGAAGTATTTACTATCATTCCAAAAGAAAAACTATACTTTGAGACTGGTATTCAATTTCAAAAGTTTAATACAATTTATCAATTATATGCATTAAAACAAAAATCACCTGATGTGCTGAAAAAGGCAAAATCATTTTTAATGATCCCTGAGTATCTTAACTTTTTACTAACTGGTAAAAAGGCTAACGAATATACAAATGCTACTTCAACACAATTAGTAAATGCATTTACTAAGCAGTGGGATCATGAAATGCTTGATAAATTAGGTATTAACAAAGAAATGTTTCATGAAATACTGCCTCCTAAAACCGTTTTAGGAACATTGTCAGAAGAGCTAGTATGTGAATTTGGTTTTGATATGAACGTAGTTTTACCTGCAACACATGATACTGGTTCTGCTGTAATCTCAGTTCCTGAATTAGAGGATACGATTTATTTAAGCTCTGGAACATGGTCATTAATTGGAGTGGAAAATCGTTTTCCAATTTGTGTTCCAAAGGCACTTCAATATAATTTTACAAACGAAGGCGGTATCGACTATCGCTATCGTTTCTTGAAAAATATTATGGGACTTTGGATGATTCAAGAAGTAAAACGTAACTATCATGATGAAATTTCTTTTGCTGAATTTGTAGAGTTGGCTGAAAAAGAAGAGGATTTTCAATCTATCGTAAATGTGGATGATGATCGCTTCTTAAAGCCTGAAAATATGGTAAGTGAAATTCAAAAATATTGTAAGGAAACAAATCAACACATCCCACAAACACCAGGACAGATTGCAAAATGTGTGTATGATAGTTTAGCAGATAGCTATAAACGTGCGATCAGTGAAATAGAGGAAATTTTTGAGAAAAGTTTTCCAAGAGTGAATGTAATTGGTGGTGGCTGTCAAAACGAAATGCTTAATCAATTACTTGCAAATGTAACAAATAAAGAAGTATGTGCTGGTCCAGTGGAAGCAACAGCTATTGGAAACATTGTGGCACAACTAATGGCGTTAGAAGAAGTGGAAGATATTCAACAAGCTAGAGCATTAATTAAAGATTCATTCGAAGTAAAAACATATAAACAACAATACGTGAGAGGATGA